In Centropristis striata isolate RG_2023a ecotype Rhode Island chromosome 1, C.striata_1.0, whole genome shotgun sequence, one DNA window encodes the following:
- the gcgrb gene encoding glucagon receptor, whose protein sequence is MCRASCVSWSSQRQMSQVCLLALLMLCSCTKVSSTNSLELVKEQWSSYRNQCLDHLQATPPATGLVCNRTFDQYACWPDGLPGTSVNVSCPWFLPWYRKVQQGLVYRVCSGDGQWAVRNTSECEDDPGEQQYGRILSQLQVMYTVGYSLSLGALLLALGILITFRKLHCMRNNIHMNLFSSFILRAVSILVKDALLTLTLDPRAAAHATRPPGWGAIPAVTWCRGAMVMMQYSVMANNYWLLVEGIYLHSLLVITVFSERKYFYIYLAIGWGAPLIFVLPWITVKSLYENEECWERNINMGFWWIIRSPILFAYLINFFIFIRIIKILMSKLRAHQMRYTDYKFRLAKSTLTLIPLLGIHAILFTFVIDESVPKGSMLRLIRLFCDLLFNSFQGLLVAILYCFVNKEVQSEMLKKWKRWKLGKDIDEEYRHTHSQTPHVKSGSIATGNLPYLHDNNDSEPGGDSPRLNKAAGDASRGAAPEENRRLVVSYSNGRSAAAKCRLQFSFLPHRGAGRHASSTEDASLEDKLQRCTSSVDGETNV, encoded by the exons ATGTGTCGGGCCTCCTGTGTGTCCTGGTCCTCGCAGCGTCAGATGTCCCAGGTGTGTCTCTTGGCCTTGCTAATGCTCTGCAGCTGCACGAAG gtctCCTCTACTAACTCCCTGGAGCTGGTGAAGGAGCAGTGGAGCAGCTACAGGAACCAGTGCTTGGACCACCTCCAGGCCACGCCCCCCGCCACAG GGCTGGTGTGTAACAGGACCTTCGACCAGTACGCCTGCTGGCCCGATGGACTCCCAGGGACCTCCGTCAACGTGTCCTGCCCCTGGTTCCTGCCCTGGTACAGGAAAG tccAGCAGGGTCTGGTCTACAGAGTCTGCAGTGGAGACGGCCAGTGGGCCGTCAGGAACACCAGCGAGTGTGAGGACGACCCTGGAGAG cagcagtatGGGCGTATCCTCAGCCAGCTGCAGGTCATGTATACGGTGggatactctctctctctgggagCTCTGCTGCTGGCTCTGGGGATCCTCATCACCTTCAG GAAGCTGCACTGCATGAGGAACAACATCCACATGAACCTGTTCTCCTCCTTCATCCTGAGAGCCGTCTCCATCCTGGTGAAGGACGCCCTGCTGACCCTCACCCTGGACCCCCGCGCCGCCGCCCACGCCACCCGGCCGCCAGGCTGGGGCGCCATCCCG GCGGTGACGTGGTGTCGTGGCGCCATGGTGATGATGCAGTACAGCGTGATGGCCAACAACTATTGGCTGCTGGTGGAAGGAATCTACCTGCACAGCCTGCTGGTCATCACCGTGTTCAGCGAGAGGAAGTACTTCTACATCTACCTGGCCATCGGCTGGG GTGCTCCGCTCATCTTCGTGCTGCCGTGGATCACAGTCAAGTCTCTCTATGAGAATGAGGA GTGCTGGGAGAGAAACATTAATATGGGATTCTGGTGGATCATCCGCTCTCCCATTCTGTTCGCTTATCTG attAACTTCTTCATATTTATACGGATCATTAAGATCCTGATGTCTAAACTCAGAGCTCATCAGATGAGATACACGGACTACAAGTTCAG ATTAGCAAAGTCCACTCTGACGCTGATTCCTCTGCTGGGGATCCACGCCATCCTCTTCACCTTCGTCATCGACGAGTCCGTCCCTAAAGGCTCCATGCTGCGCCTCATCCGCCTCTTCTGTGACCTGCTGTTCAACTCCTTCCAG GGCCTGCTGGTTGCCATTCTCTACTGCTTCGTCAACAAAGAG GTGCAGTCTGAGATGCTGAAGAAGTGGAAGCGGTGGAAGTTGGGTAAGGACATCGATGAGGAGTACCGCCACACCCACAGCCAGACGCCGCACGTCAAGAGCGGCAGCATCGCCACCGGCAACCTGCCCTATCTCCATGACAACAACGACAGCGAGCCCGGCGGCGACTCGCCTCGCCTCAACAAAGCCGCCGGAGACGCCTCGCGCGGCGCCGCTCCCGAGGAGAACCGCAGGCTGGTGGTGTCCTACAGCAACGGGAGGAGCGCGGCGGCCAAGTGCCGGCTGCAGTTCTCCTTCCTGCCACACCGAGGCGCCGGCCGCCACGCCAGCAGCACGGAGGACGCCAGTCTGGAGGACAAGCTGCAGCGCTGCACGTCCTCTGTGGACGGAGAGACGAACGTCTGA